The following are encoded in a window of Haloarcula halophila genomic DNA:
- the folP gene encoding dihydropteroate synthase, translating into MEFHEAANFLFELRRFASRPGTDATGDLLSSLGNPHEGLDCIQIAGSNGKGSTARMVERTLREAGLDVGLYTSPHLDDVRERIRTNGRKIPESALVEFVETAEPHLTAQGAVGESPTFFETLTALALWEFDRQDVDVAVLEVGIGGKYDATSVVDPIASTVTSVTLEHTHILGDTVTEIATDKAHVAPDDAPLVTATTGDALAAVREVAGDVVTVGDGDADVTVTYRGREGLEGAVTVEGPDWRVETRLPLLGAHQATNAGVAATLCRQVADVSPTDLERGLRNAHWPGRFEVMGEDPLVVLDGAHNPGGVERVTETLGTFDYDDLHVVVGAMVDKDHERIAQALPAFDHAVACHPNVDRAEASDVVAEALRTTTDATVETRSDVAGAVGMALDAADPDDAVLVTGSLYAVREARTRWARPMVPKRVDSIPEARRTLEDAHVTEAGAWRMRGKGVHRVLRTRVQPRQGQYLKEELLSLGGECAISGLNNQDEENVDIVMMATMAQFKRLADKLDGQPYGLSTFADELRAALDIQQPAEDGDYPWSDGTAVMGILNITPDSFHDGGEYNAVEDAVSRAEGMIEAGVDILDIGGESTRPGADVVPVEAERERVVPVVEALADHDVALSVDTRKAAVARAALDAGADILNDVSGLEDPEMRLVAAEYDVPVVVMHSIEVPVDPDSDIHYDDVVTDCIDALTERVLLAEKAGLDREQIIVDPGVGFGKSAAESFELLDRLDEFQALGCPILVGHSHKSLFSLVGEEAGDCLEATIAGTTLAAERGADIVRVHDVPENVAAVNVVQAAADPSRFDDD; encoded by the coding sequence ATGGAGTTCCACGAGGCCGCGAACTTCCTCTTCGAGTTGCGCCGGTTCGCCTCCCGACCCGGAACCGACGCCACGGGGGACCTGCTGTCGTCGCTCGGAAACCCCCACGAGGGGCTGGACTGTATCCAGATCGCCGGGTCGAACGGGAAGGGGTCGACCGCCCGCATGGTCGAGCGAACCCTGCGGGAGGCCGGACTGGACGTCGGCCTCTACACCTCGCCCCACCTCGACGACGTCCGCGAACGCATCCGCACCAACGGACGGAAGATCCCCGAGAGCGCGCTCGTGGAGTTCGTCGAGACGGCCGAACCGCACCTCACAGCACAAGGCGCAGTCGGCGAGTCGCCGACCTTCTTCGAGACGCTGACGGCGCTGGCACTCTGGGAGTTCGACCGCCAGGACGTCGATGTCGCCGTCCTAGAGGTCGGGATCGGCGGCAAGTACGACGCCACCAGCGTCGTCGATCCCATCGCTAGTACCGTCACTTCGGTGACGCTCGAACACACCCACATCCTCGGGGATACCGTCACCGAGATCGCGACGGACAAGGCCCACGTCGCCCCCGACGACGCCCCGCTGGTCACCGCGACGACCGGCGACGCGCTGGCAGCCGTCCGGGAGGTCGCCGGGGACGTGGTGACCGTCGGCGACGGTGACGCGGACGTGACCGTGACCTACCGCGGCCGCGAGGGACTGGAAGGTGCCGTCACCGTCGAGGGCCCCGACTGGCGGGTCGAGACCCGCCTCCCTCTGCTGGGGGCACACCAGGCGACCAACGCCGGCGTCGCGGCGACGCTGTGTCGCCAGGTCGCCGACGTTTCGCCGACCGATCTGGAACGCGGGTTACGGAACGCCCACTGGCCCGGCCGCTTCGAGGTGATGGGCGAGGACCCGCTGGTCGTCCTCGACGGCGCGCACAACCCCGGCGGCGTTGAGCGGGTCACCGAGACACTCGGAACCTTCGACTACGACGACCTCCACGTCGTCGTCGGTGCGATGGTCGACAAGGACCACGAGCGGATCGCACAGGCGCTGCCGGCGTTCGACCACGCCGTCGCCTGCCATCCCAACGTCGACCGGGCGGAAGCCTCGGACGTGGTCGCCGAAGCACTCCGGACGACGACGGACGCGACCGTCGAAACCCGATCGGACGTCGCCGGCGCTGTCGGGATGGCACTCGACGCGGCCGACCCCGACGACGCGGTACTGGTCACCGGATCGCTGTACGCGGTCCGGGAGGCCCGAACCCGGTGGGCGCGACCGATGGTCCCGAAACGCGTCGACTCGATCCCGGAGGCTCGCCGGACGCTCGAAGACGCTCACGTCACCGAGGCCGGTGCCTGGCGGATGCGCGGGAAGGGCGTTCACCGCGTCCTGCGGACCCGCGTCCAGCCCCGCCAGGGCCAGTATCTCAAGGAAGAACTGCTCTCGCTGGGCGGGGAGTGTGCGATCTCGGGGCTGAACAACCAGGACGAGGAGAACGTCGATATCGTCATGATGGCGACGATGGCCCAGTTCAAGCGCCTGGCCGACAAACTCGACGGCCAACCGTACGGCCTCTCGACGTTCGCCGACGAACTCCGGGCGGCGCTGGACATCCAACAGCCGGCCGAGGACGGCGACTACCCCTGGTCGGACGGGACCGCCGTCATGGGCATCCTCAACATCACGCCGGACTCGTTCCACGACGGCGGCGAGTACAACGCCGTCGAGGACGCCGTTTCCCGTGCCGAGGGGATGATCGAGGCCGGCGTCGACATCCTCGACATCGGCGGGGAGTCGACCCGGCCCGGCGCCGACGTGGTCCCGGTCGAGGCGGAACGCGAGCGGGTCGTCCCGGTCGTCGAAGCCCTCGCCGACCACGACGTGGCGCTCTCGGTCGACACCCGGAAGGCCGCCGTCGCCCGGGCGGCCTTAGACGCCGGCGCGGACATCCTCAACGACGTCTCCGGGCTGGAAGACCCCGAGATGCGGTTGGTCGCCGCCGAGTACGACGTCCCAGTCGTCGTGATGCACTCCATCGAGGTCCCGGTCGACCCCGACAGCGACATCCACTACGACGACGTCGTCACGGACTGCATTGACGCCCTGACCGAGCGGGTCCTGCTGGCCGAGAAGGCCGGACTGGACCGCGAGCAGATCATCGTCGATCCCGGCGTCGGCTTCGGGAAGTCCGCCGCCGAGAGCTTCGAGTTGCTTGACCGACTCGACGAGTTCCAGGCGCTGGGCTGTCCGATCCTGGTCGGCCACTCCCACAAGTCGCTGTTCAGCCTGGTCGGCGAGGAGGCCGGCGACTGTCTGGAGGCGACGATCGCCGGGACGACGCTGGCCGCCGAGCGCGGGGCCGACATCGTCCGGGTCCACGACGTCCCCGAGAACGTCGCCGCGGTCAACGTCGTCCAGGCGGCCGCGGACCCGAGCCGGTTCGACGACGACTAA
- the purH gene encoding bifunctional phosphoribosylaminoimidazolecarboxamide formyltransferase/IMP cyclohydrolase: protein MKLAGMASNRGRNLLNIADRAPGGAEFAVVVTNDGDAPVLEAAAERGLPTEVVEHDSEETREAHERRVLDALSKYDFDLVALDGYMRILGETFLDGTPTTLNVHPSLLPNFPGADAHEQVLESGVKVSGCTVHVVDETVDGGPIVTQEPIPVFEGDDEASLKERVLYEGEFTAYPRAIKWFAQDRVTVEDDGTVTVEGDEGGEFPARRIVSDDRAADLRYGENPHQDAALYADTTVSEASVVHADQLNEGAKGLSYNNYNDADGALNLIKEFEEPAAAVIKHTNPAGCATADTLSEAYTDALSTDPMSAFGGIVALNRECDADTAERIIDSFKEVVVAPGYTDAALDVLFRKENLRVLDVSPVSGPTDESGRSDNFEVTDTLTEKPLVGGRLVQERDTQHLSAADLEVVTEREPTDDQIESMLFAWHTLKHVKSNGILFARGTETVGIGMGQVSRVDAVRLAAMKADEHAEGKDAEGAVMASDAFFPFPDGIEEAAEAGIEAVIQPGGSNNDDSVIEAADEHDMAMVFTGQRSFRHD, encoded by the coding sequence ATGAAACTCGCCGGTATGGCCAGCAACCGTGGCCGAAACCTGCTGAACATCGCCGACCGCGCTCCGGGCGGGGCGGAGTTCGCTGTCGTAGTGACCAACGACGGCGACGCCCCGGTCCTCGAAGCCGCTGCCGAACGCGGTCTCCCGACGGAGGTCGTCGAGCACGACTCCGAGGAGACCCGCGAAGCCCACGAACGGCGCGTCCTTGACGCGCTCTCGAAGTACGACTTCGACCTCGTCGCCCTGGACGGTTACATGCGCATCCTCGGCGAGACGTTTCTGGACGGGACACCGACGACGTTGAACGTCCACCCGTCGCTCCTGCCGAACTTCCCGGGAGCCGACGCTCACGAGCAGGTACTCGAATCGGGCGTGAAAGTCTCGGGCTGTACGGTCCACGTCGTCGACGAGACGGTCGACGGCGGCCCCATCGTCACCCAGGAGCCGATCCCCGTCTTCGAGGGCGACGACGAAGCCTCTCTGAAAGAGCGGGTCCTCTACGAGGGCGAGTTCACCGCCTACCCGCGGGCGATCAAGTGGTTCGCCCAGGACCGCGTCACCGTCGAGGACGACGGCACCGTCACCGTCGAGGGCGACGAGGGCGGGGAGTTCCCGGCTCGCCGGATCGTCTCCGACGACCGCGCCGCCGACCTGCGCTACGGGGAGAACCCCCACCAGGACGCCGCGCTGTACGCCGACACCACCGTCTCGGAGGCCAGTGTCGTCCACGCCGACCAGCTCAACGAGGGCGCGAAGGGGCTGTCGTACAACAACTACAACGACGCCGACGGCGCGCTGAACCTCATCAAGGAGTTCGAGGAGCCCGCGGCGGCGGTCATCAAACACACCAACCCGGCCGGCTGTGCCACCGCCGACACGCTCTCGGAAGCCTACACCGACGCGCTCTCGACGGACCCGATGAGCGCCTTCGGCGGCATCGTCGCGCTGAACCGCGAGTGTGACGCCGACACCGCCGAACGGATCATCGACTCGTTCAAAGAGGTCGTCGTCGCTCCCGGGTACACCGACGCCGCACTGGACGTCCTCTTCCGGAAGGAGAACCTCCGCGTGCTGGACGTGAGCCCCGTGAGCGGCCCGACGGACGAGTCCGGCCGATCCGACAACTTCGAGGTCACGGACACGCTCACCGAGAAACCCCTCGTCGGTGGCCGACTCGTCCAGGAACGGGACACCCAACACCTCTCGGCAGCGGACCTGGAGGTCGTCACGGAGCGTGAACCCACCGACGACCAGATCGAGTCGATGCTGTTCGCCTGGCACACGCTCAAACACGTCAAGTCCAACGGCATCCTCTTCGCCAGAGGGACGGAGACGGTCGGCATCGGCATGGGGCAGGTCTCCCGGGTCGACGCCGTCCGCCTGGCCGCGATGAAAGCCGACGAGCACGCCGAGGGGAAAGACGCCGAGGGTGCCGTGATGGCATCGGACGCCTTCTTCCCGTTCCCGGACGGTATCGAGGAAGCCGCGGAGGCGGGGATCGAGGCCGTCATCCAACCCGGTGGCTCGAACAACGACGATTCGGTCATCGAGGCCGCGGACGAACACGACATGGCGATGGTGTTCACCGGCCAGCGGTCGTTCCGTCACGACTGA
- a CDS encoding translation initiation factor eIF-2B — protein MIDQTVREIEEMDTQSASIVAVKAANALLDLTEREAHSVEEFQRTLERNSGALQRANRSHAPLYTTQQRIVESVAEADPTTVAEAKAVLESVVEDVVTELESSKAAAADRGAELIEDGDVLLTHGSSSTVLATLERALENGTQFDLYVTETRPRYLGRRTARQLSDRDGVDVTLVVDGAAGHALRECDRVLVGMNCLIDDRLYNRIGTYPIVATAADQDVSVTVVASSSKFIGSGFTFQNTYRSPSEVTLEPPEGFDVLNPGYDEVPTRLLDIVVTEDAILEF, from the coding sequence ATGATCGACCAGACAGTTCGAGAGATAGAGGAGATGGATACACAGAGCGCTTCGATCGTGGCCGTCAAGGCCGCGAACGCACTGCTCGACCTCACCGAGCGAGAGGCCCACAGCGTCGAGGAGTTCCAGCGAACGCTCGAACGCAACAGCGGCGCCCTCCAGCGGGCGAACCGCTCGCACGCACCGCTGTATACGACCCAACAGCGGATCGTCGAATCGGTGGCCGAGGCGGACCCGACCACGGTTGCGGAGGCCAAGGCAGTCCTGGAGAGCGTCGTCGAAGACGTCGTCACCGAACTCGAATCCAGTAAGGCCGCCGCGGCCGACCGGGGGGCCGAGCTGATCGAAGACGGCGATGTCCTGCTGACACACGGGAGCTCCTCGACCGTGTTGGCGACGCTGGAACGGGCACTCGAAAACGGCACGCAGTTCGACCTGTACGTCACGGAGACACGGCCGCGCTATCTCGGTCGGCGGACGGCACGGCAGTTGAGTGATCGCGACGGCGTCGACGTGACGCTCGTCGTCGACGGTGCCGCCGGGCACGCGCTGCGGGAGTGTGACCGGGTCCTCGTCGGGATGAACTGTCTGATCGACGATCGGCTGTACAACCGGATCGGGACCTACCCGATCGTCGCCACGGCCGCCGACCAGGACGTGTCCGTCACCGTCGTGGCCTCCTCCTCGAAGTTCATCGGCAGCGGATTCACCTTCCAGAACACGTACCGCTCGCCCTCCGAGGTCACGCTCGAACCGCCCGAGGGGTTCGACGTACTGAACCCGGGCTACGACGAGGTCCCGACGCGCCTGCTCGATATCGTCGTCACCGAGGACGCGATACTGGAGTTCTGA
- a CDS encoding PrsW family intramembrane metalloprotease, translating into MTDDQTDPVKAALSGSIDLYDIASWDVRSPLDRVSVSLYGLLHASRRWLLIAVGVLLFFAQLAATVLLVVRRPSVGVLATLSALPALAIVGYLWYDDPTIREPIEPLAITFVLAIVFASIAALFNTLLQPLFRLVPVVGMALFFFVVVGPIEETVKWLGIRVGAFDTIDAVVDGVVYGAVAGLGFATIENLLYISQGYLQATSTQTAEPVLAAVQTATSRAFVGPGHVLYSSFAGYYLGLAKFNPENKGPIVVKGILIAALVHAIYNTSVTYLPRIVPWNLLTFVGFVVVFDAVVGYALYRKLSRYKHHYHETEAAGDP; encoded by the coding sequence GTGACAGACGACCAGACCGACCCCGTCAAGGCGGCGCTGTCCGGCTCGATAGACCTCTACGACATCGCCTCGTGGGACGTACGGTCACCACTCGATCGGGTATCGGTGTCGTTGTACGGCCTCTTACACGCCTCCCGGCGATGGCTGTTGATCGCCGTCGGCGTCCTCCTCTTTTTCGCCCAGTTGGCCGCGACAGTGTTGCTGGTCGTTCGCCGGCCCTCGGTCGGCGTCCTGGCGACGCTGTCGGCGCTGCCGGCCCTCGCGATCGTCGGCTATCTCTGGTACGACGATCCGACGATCCGCGAGCCGATCGAACCCCTGGCGATCACCTTCGTCCTGGCGATCGTCTTCGCCAGTATCGCCGCCCTGTTCAACACGCTGTTGCAGCCGTTGTTCAGGCTCGTCCCGGTCGTCGGGATGGCGCTGTTTTTCTTCGTCGTCGTCGGCCCGATCGAGGAGACGGTCAAGTGGCTCGGGATCAGAGTCGGCGCGTTCGACACCATCGACGCCGTCGTCGACGGCGTGGTGTACGGCGCAGTCGCCGGCCTCGGGTTCGCGACCATCGAGAACCTGCTGTATATCTCCCAGGGCTACCTCCAGGCCACCTCGACACAGACCGCGGAACCGGTGCTGGCGGCAGTCCAGACGGCGACGAGTCGCGCGTTCGTCGGCCCGGGCCACGTCCTCTACTCCTCGTTTGCCGGCTACTACCTCGGGCTCGCGAAGTTCAACCCCGAGAACAAAGGGCCAATCGTCGTGAAGGGCATCCTCATCGCCGCACTCGTCCACGCCATCTACAACACGTCTGTGACATACCTCCCCAGGATCGTCCCTTGGAACCTCCTGACGTTCGTCGGTTTCGTCGTCGTCTTCGACGCCGTCGTGGGCTACGCGCTCTACCGGAAACTCTCCCGGTACAAACACCACTACCACGAGACCGAGGCCGCGGGCGACCCGTAA